In Zingiber officinale cultivar Zhangliang chromosome 3A, Zo_v1.1, whole genome shotgun sequence, the DNA window atcatttcttgaactttcggccaaagtaTGAATAAaggattaggaaggcttaagacctaaactaaacatgctcactatgtccttatgatatgtaccctatgataagagattagtttggtgtttttatgcttgtatgttgctttaaacctaaattcatgctcatgaagtgttcggccatgatagagaaatttactaggagaggttaaaaaattttagtctaccatgatcatgacttgcttattaatatgttatgaagagtacttagtgttttcacacttgtatgttgattggaacctaaatgcatgccaccttagggaattagggtttcggccatgatagaaatgaagacctagaagtgtttaaaaatttaagctatcatgctcatgactttccttatgaaaaggtaggaagatttcttagggtttcatgcttgtagGTTGTTTGGAATCTTGATATGTTGCACCTTAGGGCTTCGTCCATGATGAGAATTAAGActtaggagagcttaaaacttactccaacatgctcatgactcttcttatgacatgatataaagctatcttcgggttatcatgtttgaatgttgcttgaaatctataTGCATGcctctatatgtttcggccatgataaattttagggtccaaggaaacttaaaatttaatctagcatgctcatgaattcccttatgatatgatatgaagttagcttgacattcctatgcttgtatgttgtttagaacttagtttcataccCATAAAgttttcggccacaacaagaccaagaacctagggagcttagaacctaaaccaaatatgctcattatgttctcaatgatttatgatatgaaattagtttagggttcacatgcttttatgttgtttaaaacctagaactaggcatggtgactttcggccacaacaagaccaagaacctagggagcttagaacctaatccaaatatgctcattatgttcttaataatTTATGATATAAaattagtttagggttcacatgcttttatgttgtttaaaacctataACTAggcatggtgactttcggccacaacaagaccaagaacctagggagcttagaacctaaaccaaatatgttctttatgttcttaatgatttattatatgaaattggtttagggttcacatgcttttatgttgtttaaaaccttgGGCTAgacttggaactttcggccactacatggaattagggttagagacccaattatgatttcattatgtgtctcacatgctacgatatgaatgaagagatgctagttaaggttttccatgcatgattatgtttcctatgatgcattttatgctcatttatgtatgcttatgaatcatgcattatgatgactctatgatgtgatttatgctcaagtatgtatgccttgtgatatgacaagtaatatgctcatgtatgtatgcttgtgaaccatgcatgataatgacccttatgatgtgatttatgctcaagtatgcatgttttatgatatgacaagtaatatgctcatttatgtatgcttatgaatcatgcattatgatgactcttatgatgtgctatgtgctcaagtatgcatgctttatgacatgataagtaagggcctaagagttgctttcctattaagtgggactaagagcactctttatgatatgataagtgaaggcctaagagttgcttccctgtgaagtgggactaagagcactcttcatgatatgataagtaactatgacatgttattttattttgtatgacttgtaccaaggatgggctccataagcgcccttaggctgacggactatgaacgggtctagtaaaaagggatgagctccttagtacgccctaggtcgatggtcgtagtacggacctagttccctagtaggttcggggctagctaccttaTCCTAGGGATTGCGAGcatttatgtatatatgtggtacaagtcggaccctcatgatgatattatgttcaagtactatatgatatgttttaagacatcttgcacatgacgtgacacatgttttaaaagacatcttgcatgatatttctttatgacatgatatgctcttatgatttatatgatatgatgctcttttatttatgatatgatacatcatgatatttctttatgacatgatatgctcttatgatttatatgatatgatgctcttttatttatgatatgatacatcatgatatttctttatgatatgatatgctcctataatttatatgacatgatgctcttatgatttatgatatgatatagcatgatgttctttatgagatgatatgttatgatgctatatttacatgatatgatgtttagatgattatgtctccattgttatatgcttatgtgattatgataCGAAATACATTTTTgtaagtaggaaaggatcttactaagcctgcgtgcttatagcttactttccttgtaccgtagataaaggcaaaggatggataaactaggggagccgcaggagaggcaagagatgtgtgcggtggtggctcggctaagaaaaaaataaaaaggcctgcttatgttattttatgttgaaatgaactaagtttatttatgttaatgttccaCATGACTTTATGATTTCATAATAAGTTCTTCCGTTGTTTtactttagaaaataaattttaatatgcatgtatgttccccttgcaagtaagtaaccccgccctactagcaggaggggcgggcgttacaatgtaTATAAGGCTTGAGAGCTTAGAGAGAAGACATCATCTGATACAAAAATACTGTTAAGCTCTCCAAGTGATCTCTAAGTCTCCAGACTCTCAATCTCTTCTTCCTAAGCTCATCTTTAATCTTGTGAGAGGAAGGGAAtctcttgtaaaggtttctccaccttcgttcttggatcgaaaaggagaagatcatagtgaagcttgattgggtgtgtatgtgccttggattagtcatctcaaggaggtggagactaaGTAAATCGAGGAGTTAGCCTAGCCtttttattgcttttctatttcatTACTTTTTGTGCTTCTACTAACAAATTGTAAGTCACAAATTGAAGTTGTACACAAAGGTCCTATCAAGTTTGTGCCGAAAAGGACAAAGAATATCCCATTAGTAAATTATCCTTTAGAAGCATCCAACCTGTCAAATCATAGAGATTTACATGCTTATTTAGGGAAATGCGTCACACACTTTATGACTTGTCCTTTTTTAGGGAAGCTAAGGAAAATATGCTAATACTTTGAGATGTATGCACAACATAAAAATAACACTATAAAAGAGTTCTTCATCTACAAGCGGAGGTATGCAATGCTTCTTATTGGCACACGCTCTTCGCTAcagtttgttggagcaatctaaatggtctgtgcgaccatgcgttttggtgtttgggcaaatggtttaagttaggtttaccctcgttatttgatatatgtatgtaAGTGTCTAGGTTGacaagatacacatatgactcagcttgatggcttcgggtccggtgaaggctGGAGCATCCAAggaaccgtggacaaggcagcaaggacaagtgtcgagggaagcaacttcgaggcatacacggcATTGGAGatgagccacgggcttgaatgcatccgaaggacgagagccaaaggaagtaggcttgaaggaaagaggtcaaagttgcaaagaagagtcaagtgagttgtgagggtccgagtgtgagAGAAATGCACTCGGGAAGGGAAACTCTAAGTTTAggctgtaccagtcgactagaaCTGGGACCAATCGATTGGAACTGGGACCAGTCAATTGGAGGTGAGCATAAAGAGTTTCTGTACCCGAACggttgggatcagtcgactgatgttggcaccaatcgattggtaaagaGCAGTTGGAGAGCTGTTGGCCAGGCACCGGTTgactggtgcaaggactagtcgactggtaaaggtAAAACAGCAGAGCTATTtcttcccaagctctataagatagAGCTTGGGATGGATGACCATGGTGATGAAATTGGGCTTGGTTAGAGTTTAATTAAAGTCTCCAAGCTCTCATTGCAATCTGgatgttcttgatcgagttgtgacgaggtttctccatagacaaggaggattgtgctagccgaagTTTCcgaggagtaatccaccgacggatagagatcgtccaccttacggataaccgtggagtaggagctttatctccgaaccacgtaaatcgtcGTGTTAGCGGTATGCATTTCCTTATTGTCTTTAGATTAGCCTTCTTGtttatattagtttgtatttccgctacgcaaACTAACATTGTAGGAGAAGTAATCGAATTGGGGGTGCACAATTATTCAACCCTCTTATAGCCGGTCATATAAAATCCTCAACATGGTTAACTGCTACTACTTTCTTCTTTTAAACTAATCattgacttgagtatcggagggccAACACCAGAGACTCTTTCCCTAACCCGATACTAATGCTTCTTATGTTGCAGGATGACTTAAAGTCTCTAGAGAATCAGCAGTAGAACCTCGTTCCCAGCTCCCTATCTTTACCAATTTCAGAGAGGATCATATAGGATTCACTACCTATATTAATATAGATagttcatgaatattattcattAATATTTCATATTTTCGATTTACAAATATTAACCAactgaataattttaaagtttatttatttaatttattgagttatttaaatttatttatttaattgaaatAACATTAAATCTGTTCTATGACCGTTTTGATTTATTTATGACCCACCGACCTTTATTGACAATAAAACCATTGGATGAGCAATTTAGTAACTAAAAGCAATGTATTAAAATTATAATGGCGAAGAAACAATGCTAGAAACAAACTGCAGCTAGCGTTGATGAATGAAGTCCATATCTATGTAACAACCGACATGATATATGAAGTTGATATGTACGTCGACCCATAATTGCTTTCTCCTAATTAATTAATTCCAAGTCCTCAATCCTAGTCCACGGTATATTTAGCCCGTTGAATTCTTGCGGAGCACCAAAGATATGCCTCCTCTACGGTCATCCACTTTTCTCGGCCTGCACTCGCCGGCCAACCCACTCATCCATCAGCCACACCTCTCTCTGTATAAAACCCCACCttcttaaaaaaacaaaaataaaataagaaaaaacaaAGGGATTTCCTCGAATAATGGAGTTTGGCATCAAATGCTTCTTCTTCTACGTCCTCTTGGCCAGTACTGCTGCCCTGTCCACCGCGCACATCGCTTTCTTTGACGATTATTGGCAGAGGAAAGCTGAGGAGGCACGCAACGAGACGCTCAGTGCCTATGCTTCTGACCCTACCTCCGTCGTCAATCACTTCAACTCCGCTCACTTGCAGTTAGGTTTCAATGTGCTCCCTAGCtatcatattttttaatttttccttttttaaagcgTCCCATAAAAGTAAAAGTTATTATAATTCATTGAGTGTCTAACTACACGAGATAATAAGTATAATAGTCAGAGTTGAAACTTGACAGATAATTTTATCATATGCAATTATCAATTTAGTTCTTGATGAACCAATGACTTGAGGGGGCCGTTAACATTACGGTACCATATTTTTATtgaatagtattttttttaaaaaaaaatttacagtcTTATTATAGTTACTACGATTAGTTACTAAAACATGTAGAAATTTTCATATAGTTGCCATAAGGTATAGTATAGAATCGGATGCAATACTCTTGTAGTGTACCAAGTGGGTAAAgactattttaatataataatatttaagatttaaaaatttaaaatttaagctaTTAAAATGTAAAAAATCATCAATTTtactttaatcaaattaaaccatAAACTTTTAtgagataaatttaatttttatcataattttaattaattgactaattgtataAATTAATTATGTAAATCTATCTATCTAACAAAAGAAATTAATTGCGGTGCATGCGTAGCGAAAATAGCACGAGAAGGGGGCTCGCCCACCGTGCCAAGAAGGAAGCCGCGTGCTCTGCGACCAACCCTATAGACCGGTGCTGGAGGTGTCATAGTGACTGGATAAACTACCGCAAGACGTTGGCGGAGTGCGTCAAGGGGTTCGGCCACAGCACCGTCGGCGGCGTGCGCGGCAAGTTCTACGTGGTCACCGACGCCTCCGACAAAGACCTCGTCAACCCCCGGCCGGGCACCCTCCGGTACGGCGTCACCCGCGACAAGCCTCTGTGGATCGTCTTCGCCCGCGACATGGTCATCCGCCTCCAGCAGGAGCTGATGATCAACAGCTACAAGACCATCGACGGACGCGGCGCCAACGTGCACATCGCCTACGGCGCCGGCCTCACCGTGCAGTTCGTGAAGCACGTCATCATCCACAACCTCCACATCCACGACATCAAGTCCGCCTCCGGCGGCCTCATCCGCGACTGCGAGACCCACTGGGGCTTCCGCACGGCCAGCGACGGCGACGGCGTCAGCGTCTTCGGCTCCTCCCACGTCTGGCTCGACCACCTCTCCATGTCCAACTGCGCCGATGGCCTCATCGACGTCATCCAAGGCTCCACCGCCGTCACCATCTCCAACTGCCATCTCACCCGCCACAACGACGTAACTAGCTAGCTAATTAACCAACAAGCaagcaaacaaacaaacaaactaactaactaactaactaGATGATGTctgtacatgcatacatacatacatttGATGCCTAATTTATATATCAATTCCCGCGCGCTTGCTTCAGGTGATGTTATTAGGCGCCAGCGACTCGTACTCCGACGACTCGAAGATGCAGGTCACCGTGGCTTACAACCACTTCGGTAGAGGGCTGGTGCAGAGGATGCCAAGGTGCCGATGG includes these proteins:
- the LOC122050434 gene encoding pectate lyase-like, which encodes MEFGIKCFFFYVLLASTAALSTAHIAFFDDYWQRKAEEARNETLSAYASDPTSVVNHFNSAHLHENSTRRGLAHRAKKEAACSATNPIDRCWRCHSDWINYRKTLAECVKGFGHSTVGGVRGKFYVVTDASDKDLVNPRPGTLRYGVTRDKPLWIVFARDMVIRLQQELMINSYKTIDGRGANVHIAYGAGLTVQFVKHVIIHNLHIHDIKSASGGLIRDCETHWGFRTASDGDGVSVFGSSHVWLDHLSMSNCADGLIDVIQGSTAVTISNCHLTRHNDVMLLGASDSYSDDSKMQVTVAYNHFGRGLVQRMPRCRWGFFHVVNNDYTHWLMYAIGGSTHPTIISQGNRFVGPPNDAAKEVTHREKAGEAEWSGWNWRSENDLYKNGAFFVESGHTVSGKFSKIEFIKAKPGNSAGRLTRFSGFLNCYPGRPC